In a single window of the Candidatus Krumholzibacteriia bacterium genome:
- a CDS encoding ABC transporter ATP-binding protein, which yields MSDPSVNESKQGKAYDAVLMRRMLRYLRPYRWKVSLAVILLALSSAFGLAGPYLVKVGIDEGILAGNLPVLGFVSILYVLFLLVDYAAAYLQSLTVAVIGQRFMLDIRRDLFRHMSRLSLRFYESNPVGRLVTRVTGDVESINEMFTGGLVAVIGDILMLAGITIFLFVLNVKMALVTISVLPIIALFTVYFRTRLRKNFREVREKIAAINSFLQERISGVSVIQIFTQEEKTARDYEVLNREHTRAHLDSVFNFAIFWPLVEFSASLSVALILFYGGSRFIEGDPSMSLGALAAFIQYARRFFQPISDLSEKFNIMQAAMAAAERIFGILDSRSEILIPPQPRELSTCSGELHFENISFHYEAGKPVLSNLNFRLEAGQRTALVGLTGSGKTTILNLLLRFHDPVEGRVLLDGRDLRDLDPHSFRRHFALVQQEVFLFPGTVLDNILLGDPAISRERGLEAAHSVGADRFVLELPDAYDTLLSERGGGLSTGQKQLIAFARALSRDPAFLVLDEATSSVDSESEEWIQRGLEVLMKDRSSLTVAHRLSTILGSDRILVLHQGGLQEDGSHETLLKNQGLYRDLYRLQFQDQEELLE from the coding sequence ATGAGCGATCCCTCTGTCAATGAGAGCAAGCAGGGCAAAGCCTATGATGCCGTTCTCATGCGAAGGATGCTCCGATACCTTCGCCCTTACCGATGGAAAGTGTCTCTGGCAGTTATCCTTCTCGCACTCTCCTCCGCATTCGGGCTGGCGGGCCCCTACCTGGTAAAAGTCGGAATCGATGAAGGCATTCTTGCGGGCAATCTCCCTGTTCTGGGATTCGTTTCGATCCTCTATGTGCTGTTTCTCCTTGTGGACTACGCCGCAGCCTACCTTCAGTCCTTGACGGTTGCAGTGATAGGACAGCGCTTCATGCTCGACATCCGGCGCGACCTCTTCCGGCACATGAGCCGACTCTCCCTTCGCTTCTATGAGAGCAACCCGGTTGGAAGACTCGTTACCCGGGTGACCGGTGATGTGGAAAGCATCAACGAGATGTTTACCGGCGGGCTTGTGGCAGTGATCGGCGACATCCTGATGCTGGCCGGAATCACGATCTTTCTCTTTGTACTGAATGTGAAAATGGCTCTGGTGACTATCAGCGTTCTGCCAATCATTGCACTCTTCACTGTCTATTTCCGAACAAGACTTCGGAAGAACTTTCGCGAAGTTCGTGAAAAGATCGCCGCCATCAACTCCTTCCTCCAGGAACGGATCAGCGGCGTTTCTGTCATTCAGATTTTCACGCAGGAAGAGAAAACGGCCAGGGACTACGAAGTCCTCAACCGTGAACACACCCGTGCCCATCTCGACTCGGTCTTCAATTTTGCGATCTTCTGGCCGCTAGTGGAATTTTCAGCTTCTCTTTCCGTGGCCCTGATTCTCTTCTACGGGGGGTCGCGTTTCATAGAAGGGGATCCAAGCATGAGTCTGGGGGCTCTGGCTGCCTTCATTCAATATGCAAGACGCTTCTTTCAGCCGATCAGCGATCTCAGCGAAAAGTTCAACATCATGCAGGCCGCCATGGCTGCCGCAGAGCGGATCTTTGGCATTCTTGACAGCCGCTCGGAGATTCTCATCCCCCCACAGCCCCGGGAACTCAGCACTTGCAGCGGGGAATTGCACTTTGAGAACATCTCTTTCCACTATGAGGCCGGCAAGCCGGTTCTCAGTAACCTGAACTTTCGTCTGGAGGCAGGGCAGCGCACAGCGCTGGTGGGCCTGACGGGAAGCGGCAAGACCACCATCCTCAATCTCCTCCTGCGGTTTCATGATCCCGTGGAGGGGCGTGTCCTCCTTGACGGAAGGGATCTTCGGGATCTTGACCCTCATTCCTTCCGGAGACACTTCGCGCTGGTGCAGCAGGAGGTGTTCCTCTTCCCGGGGACCGTTCTGGACAACATCCTTCTGGGAGATCCTGCGATTTCCCGGGAGAGAGGGCTGGAGGCCGCGCACTCTGTCGGAGCAGATCGCTTTGTTCTCGAACTTCCTGATGCCTACGACACGCTTCTCAGTGAAAGAGGAGGTGGACTGTCTACCGGGCAAAAGCAGTTGATCGCTTTTGCCCGTGCCCTGTCGAGGGATCCGGCCTTCCTTGTTCTGGATGAGGCCACCAGTTCGGTAGACAGTGAGTCGGAAGAGTGGATTCAGCGGGGGCTGGAAGTCCTGATGAAGGATCGAAGCAGTCTGACGGTGGCTCACCGCCTGTCCACCATTCTCGGAAGTGACCGGATCCTGGTTCTTCACCAGGGAGGATTACAGGAAGACGGTAGCCATGAAACACTCTTGAAGAACCAGGGGCTCTATCGGGATCTCTATCGTCTCCAATTCCAGGATCAGGAAGAGCTTCTCGAGTAA
- a CDS encoding ABC transporter ATP-binding protein, with the protein MIHPLKRLIPYLKPYRHLLLPGALALVCANSFALAIPRQIGSIVDGLRGEAALDSDWLLRQAGILLLLTFLAGISRFFMRWLMIGASRRIEYDIRDDFFRHLLTLDQAWFQKNPVGDLMARSSNDLNAVRMMLGPGLMYPLNILVILSIALSLMLSLNWKLSLLSLLPLPFLSLIVYRSSQVLHRGYEKIQKRFALLSSRSQATFSGIRVVKTFLREDHESESFERESRAYYRENLRVARFMSIFHPSMRMFSGLAVILVLYFGGQAVMNEEVTLGTLIAFMQYLILLSWPIAALGWVTSIIQRGSASWKRLLEILDARPDILDGGILPDRDYQADLEFRDLSLRIGETQILRDLNLIIPAGEFLAITGRTGSGKSVLMSLLPRILDPPPETVFLGGQDILDFPLSELRKQLAWVGQEPLLFSESLRSNLEFAGSDLALEEIEAAASDSQILEEIHAFPRAWDTVIGERGTRLSGGQRQRLCLARALLRKAPLILLDDPFSSVDTRTEEEILGSLKKHFPGNTVILSSHRASTLRLADRICVLEEGRIAEVGSHDELLKKRGLYFDIHERQNLQERLEGRREGE; encoded by the coding sequence GTGATCCATCCCCTGAAGCGGCTAATCCCCTACCTGAAACCCTATCGCCACCTGCTCCTTCCCGGAGCCCTGGCGCTGGTATGTGCAAACTCCTTTGCACTTGCCATTCCCCGGCAGATCGGCTCGATTGTGGACGGTCTCCGGGGAGAGGCGGCACTGGACTCGGATTGGCTTCTCAGGCAGGCCGGGATTCTCCTGCTTCTCACCTTCCTCGCCGGGATCAGTCGTTTCTTCATGCGCTGGCTCATGATCGGGGCGAGTCGCCGTATCGAGTATGACATCCGCGACGACTTCTTCCGCCACCTTCTGACTCTTGACCAGGCCTGGTTCCAGAAGAACCCCGTCGGCGATCTCATGGCGCGATCCAGCAATGATCTGAATGCCGTCAGGATGATGCTCGGGCCGGGCCTCATGTATCCCCTGAACATTCTGGTCATCCTGAGCATTGCCCTCAGTCTGATGCTCAGCCTGAACTGGAAACTGTCCCTCCTTAGCCTTCTGCCACTCCCTTTCCTGAGTCTGATCGTCTATCGAAGCAGTCAGGTTCTTCATCGGGGCTACGAAAAAATCCAGAAGCGTTTTGCCCTCTTGAGCAGCCGTTCCCAGGCCACCTTCTCCGGAATCCGCGTCGTCAAGACCTTCCTGAGGGAAGATCATGAGTCAGAGTCCTTCGAAAGAGAGAGCAGGGCCTATTACCGGGAGAACCTTCGGGTCGCCCGTTTCATGAGCATCTTCCACCCCTCCATGAGAATGTTCAGCGGCCTTGCGGTCATTCTTGTCCTCTATTTCGGGGGACAGGCTGTCATGAATGAGGAGGTCACTCTCGGGACCCTGATTGCGTTCATGCAGTACCTCATTCTTCTCAGTTGGCCGATTGCCGCTCTCGGATGGGTGACCAGCATCATCCAAAGGGGCAGTGCCTCCTGGAAACGACTTCTTGAGATTCTGGACGCAAGGCCCGATATCCTGGACGGTGGGATTCTCCCGGACAGGGACTATCAGGCTGATCTGGAGTTTCGGGATCTGAGCCTTCGTATCGGGGAAACACAGATTCTCCGTGACCTGAATCTGATAATCCCCGCCGGGGAGTTTCTTGCCATCACCGGGAGAACCGGGAGTGGTAAAAGCGTCCTGATGAGTCTCCTGCCCCGCATTCTGGATCCTCCCCCGGAAACCGTCTTTCTGGGCGGCCAGGATATCCTCGACTTTCCTTTGTCAGAGCTGCGCAAGCAACTGGCCTGGGTAGGACAGGAGCCCCTGCTCTTCAGCGAGAGTCTTCGAAGCAATCTGGAGTTCGCAGGTTCTGACCTCGCCCTGGAGGAAATCGAGGCTGCTGCCTCGGATTCCCAGATTCTGGAAGAGATTCACGCCTTCCCCCGAGCCTGGGATACGGTGATCGGAGAGCGGGGAACCCGTCTTTCAGGCGGACAGAGACAGAGGCTCTGCCTTGCCCGCGCCCTCCTTCGGAAGGCTCCGCTCATCCTCCTGGACGATCCTTTCTCCAGCGTGGACACGCGAACAGAGGAGGAGATCCTCGGCAGCCTCAAGAAGCACTTCCCGGGGAACACGGTGATCCTCTCCAGCCATCGGGCTTCGACTCTTCGTCTGGCCGACCGAATCTGTGTTCTTGAGGAAGGACGCATCGCTGAGGTCGGAAGCCATGATGAACTCCTGAAAAAACGAGGACTCTATTTCGATATCCACGAAAGACAGAATCTTCAGGAGAGGCTGGAAGGCAGAAGGGAGGGTGAATGA
- a CDS encoding twin-arginine translocase TatA/TatE family subunit: MFAMIGQWELILLVLALLLLFGGRKIPELARGLGSGVREFQQGLKNKGKLVDDVEVDDEEKDD; this comes from the coding sequence ATGTTCGCAATGATTGGACAATGGGAACTGATTCTCCTCGTTCTGGCTCTTCTTCTGCTTTTTGGAGGACGGAAGATCCCGGAACTGGCTCGAGGTCTCGGTTCGGGAGTTCGCGAGTTCCAGCAGGGATTGAAAAACAAGGGGAAGCTGGTCGATGATGTGGAAGTGGATGATGAAGAGAAGGACGACTAG
- a CDS encoding sigma-70 family RNA polymerase sigma factor gives MTNHQNIALSRKQMSSDLSDEELILQVQEGNRNAFDVLVHRFKDRIYHFILKMVKDPELAEEIAQDAFVRAYINADKYRTIARFSTWLYTIALNLVRNHMRKQKRSIVSRIPLLYSRDSVPVEKEYQDSAPLPDHQVQNRELRERVGGILERISPHYLEPLLLREYGDMTYEEISAATGLKIGTVRSRINRARNQFATIWKKEYGNSDECILNDIRID, from the coding sequence ATGACGAATCATCAAAACATTGCGCTGTCACGAAAGCAGATGTCCTCGGATCTCAGCGATGAGGAACTCATCCTTCAGGTTCAGGAGGGCAACCGTAATGCCTTTGACGTACTCGTCCATCGCTTCAAGGACCGGATTTATCACTTCATCCTGAAAATGGTCAAGGATCCGGAATTGGCCGAGGAGATTGCCCAGGACGCATTTGTGCGCGCCTATATCAATGCCGACAAGTATCGGACGATTGCCAGGTTCTCCACCTGGCTCTATACCATCGCGCTCAATCTGGTTCGCAATCACATGAGGAAACAGAAGCGTTCCATTGTGAGCCGCATTCCTCTTCTCTATTCCAGGGACTCCGTTCCTGTGGAAAAGGAATACCAGGACAGCGCACCCCTTCCCGATCACCAGGTGCAAAACCGGGAACTCCGGGAGCGGGTGGGGGGAATCCTGGAGAGGATTTCTCCTCACTACCTCGAGCCTCTTCTCTTGCGGGAGTACGGAGACATGACCTATGAGGAAATCTCTGCCGCTACAGGGCTCAAGATTGGAACAGTTCGAAGCCGGATCAATCGTGCAAGGAACCAGTTTGCCACGATCTGGAAGAAGGAATACGGAAACAGTGACGAGTGCATCCTGAATGACATCAGGATTGACTAG
- a CDS encoding zf-HC2 domain-containing protein: MNCKRSREHISLFLDGMLPPKAQASLNRHMEDCRECSTYLDDIREVLAQLREEALEPPSDNFEWNLRRKLNQAIAHRDFGEEKQPWNWNRFSWAAAASLILVAGLSYWMQPGDYVPGKESGSSLSGRRVNEPAGARVNWARERPRGASSLRPVASERPGRSAAKSEMAGSMVNPQLADTLSQETPDP; the protein is encoded by the coding sequence GTGAATTGCAAACGCTCAAGGGAACACATCTCTCTCTTTCTCGACGGCATGTTGCCGCCCAAAGCTCAAGCGAGCCTGAATCGGCACATGGAAGATTGCAGGGAGTGCTCGACTTATCTCGATGATATTCGGGAAGTCCTGGCACAACTACGGGAAGAAGCGCTGGAGCCCCCTTCCGACAATTTCGAGTGGAATCTCCGCAGAAAACTGAACCAGGCGATTGCCCATCGTGATTTCGGGGAAGAAAAACAGCCCTGGAACTGGAACCGTTTTTCCTGGGCTGCCGCCGCCTCCCTGATTCTTGTGGCCGGTCTCAGCTACTGGATGCAGCCGGGGGACTACGTTCCCGGGAAGGAATCTGGAAGCAGTCTTTCCGGCCGTCGAGTGAATGAGCCTGCCGGAGCCCGGGTGAACTGGGCGCGGGAGCGTCCTCGCGGTGCCTCCTCCCTGCGTCCGGTTGCCTCTGAGCGTCCGGGACGGAGTGCTGCCAAGAGCGAAATGGCCGGATCCATGGTGAATCCCCAGCTCGCTGACACTCTGAGCCAGGAGACGCCGGATCCCTGA
- a CDS encoding DUF4837 family protein: MKKVAVFFAFALLLIASCSDRKMVPAIGPYSDLFVFTEDGRYYPGLRPFMEALSHPITYVFEEENEFDVYLLEEGSLSGNLDRKNLLFLVRIDRHGGLRSRALQIVGKEHFRKAREKGYLVLHREDLYARGQDVYLVLMDGPQTEEEVLSQAGPVLRRRFRESSRKRYRDYLLSGRENRGGGKYLWKRHGFLLRYPKEYRLLQEEPALGALELHRKDPSRVLGVFWLNGVSEMPALRDSTSLLAFRARIVERLYGDSILGGEYLFEPSELGPYPALRLSGVWQNEEDMTGGPFVTYFLQDGKRERLLAVDLVLYAPGLNKHPYMRELEALASSFRFEE, from the coding sequence ATGAAAAAGGTCGCAGTTTTTTTTGCCTTCGCCCTGCTATTGATCGCATCCTGTTCGGACAGGAAGATGGTGCCCGCCATCGGGCCTTACTCCGACCTCTTTGTTTTCACGGAAGACGGACGCTACTATCCGGGGCTTCGCCCTTTCATGGAGGCCCTGAGCCACCCAATCACCTATGTCTTTGAAGAGGAAAACGAATTCGACGTCTATCTCCTGGAGGAAGGAAGTTTGTCCGGCAATCTGGACCGGAAGAACCTGCTCTTTCTGGTGCGGATTGATCGCCACGGGGGGCTGCGCAGTCGCGCCCTGCAGATCGTGGGGAAGGAACATTTTCGCAAGGCCCGGGAGAAGGGCTATCTGGTTCTCCATCGGGAAGACCTCTATGCCAGGGGGCAGGATGTCTATCTTGTCCTGATGGATGGGCCACAAACGGAGGAGGAAGTTCTCTCGCAGGCCGGCCCCGTGCTTCGACGCAGATTTCGGGAAAGCAGTCGAAAACGCTATCGCGACTATCTTCTTTCCGGGCGTGAAAATCGTGGAGGAGGGAAGTACCTCTGGAAGCGGCACGGCTTCCTGCTTCGCTACCCCAAGGAATACCGTCTCCTGCAGGAGGAGCCGGCTCTCGGTGCGCTGGAACTTCACCGAAAGGACCCAAGCCGTGTGCTGGGAGTCTTCTGGCTGAACGGGGTCAGTGAAATGCCGGCCCTGAGGGATTCCACCTCCTTGCTTGCCTTCCGCGCCAGAATTGTGGAAAGACTCTACGGAGACAGCATCTTGGGGGGCGAGTACCTCTTCGAGCCTTCCGAACTTGGTCCCTATCCCGCTCTACGACTTTCCGGGGTCTGGCAGAATGAGGAAGACATGACCGGCGGACCCTTTGTGACCTACTTCCTTCAGGACGGCAAGAGGGAGCGTCTTCTTGCGGTAGACTTGGTGCTCTATGCTCCGGGTCTGAACAAGCATCCCTACATGAGAGAACTGGAGGCCCTGGCTTCCAGCTTCCGCTTTGAGGAGTAA
- the aroB gene encoding 3-dehydroquinate synthase, protein METLQLSLGDRSYPIHIGRELDSELLNRQIAGRKAVALVDAGLASCQQERLESWLADLPRLEVPRGESSKSLSMMESLARQVLDTGLGRDGLILSVGGGVTGDLAGFLAASYLRGVPYIHVPTTLLSQVDSSVGGKVAVNLPGAKNAIGAFHQPEAVFTDLAFLDTLDRRQRMSGLAEILKMAAISDAELLETLVSRSRVIFDQNAEDLAAAILRTCLRKAEVVSADEKEQGQRAILNFGHTLGHALESHPETELLHGEAVSIGMLFALKLSGNRGMSSPAQYSQMESLLETWNLPTRIPDFLPPYSLVSGMKVDKKRKDGRLQFVLVSGWGEATFGHGVEEEELLDLISSMM, encoded by the coding sequence ATGGAGACCCTGCAGCTTTCTCTGGGAGATCGTTCCTACCCGATTCACATTGGAAGGGAACTGGACAGCGAACTGCTGAACAGGCAAATCGCCGGGCGAAAGGCCGTGGCTCTCGTGGACGCAGGGCTTGCTTCCTGTCAGCAGGAGCGACTGGAGAGCTGGCTGGCTGATCTGCCTCGTCTGGAAGTTCCCCGGGGAGAGTCCAGTAAAAGCCTGTCCATGATGGAAAGCCTGGCAAGGCAAGTTCTGGACACGGGACTGGGCCGCGACGGTCTGATCCTGTCAGTCGGGGGCGGTGTCACCGGTGACCTCGCAGGCTTTCTTGCGGCCTCCTACCTGCGTGGCGTCCCCTACATTCATGTTCCCACAACCCTGCTTTCCCAGGTGGATTCCAGCGTGGGGGGAAAGGTGGCCGTCAATCTTCCCGGCGCGAAAAACGCAATCGGTGCCTTCCATCAGCCCGAAGCCGTCTTCACCGACCTTGCCTTTCTGGACACGCTCGACCGGAGGCAAAGGATGTCCGGTCTTGCCGAGATCCTGAAAATGGCAGCCATCAGTGATGCCGAACTGCTGGAAACTCTGGTTTCCCGGTCCCGGGTAATCTTCGATCAAAACGCGGAGGATCTTGCGGCTGCCATTCTTCGAACCTGTCTGCGAAAGGCAGAGGTCGTGTCAGCTGATGAGAAAGAGCAGGGGCAAAGAGCCATTCTGAATTTTGGCCACACACTGGGCCATGCTCTCGAGAGTCATCCGGAAACGGAGCTTCTTCATGGAGAGGCCGTCTCGATCGGGATGCTTTTTGCCCTGAAACTCTCCGGGAATAGGGGAATGAGTTCCCCTGCTCAGTACTCGCAGATGGAGAGTCTTCTGGAGACCTGGAATCTCCCGACACGCATCCCGGATTTCCTGCCCCCTTACTCCCTGGTTTCGGGAATGAAAGTGGACAAGAAACGGAAAGACGGGCGGCTGCAGTTCGTGCTAGTTTCCGGGTGGGGAGAGGCCACTTTTGGCCATGGTGTCGAGGAAGAAGAATTACTAGACCTGATTTCGTCGATGATGTAG
- a CDS encoding tetratricopeptide repeat protein, protein MKNERGTALPAPLLRKAENLKRVGQGDEARKMLESGIRDNPASIALRVLLARLLTQSGDLDRARNEYEEVLKRDPSNLSALRVLTPLRLEAGRREETGQMLDRWAAEDPDDLEREDLQAQWEDLSGSSPEDSSSILLPPDEELEEILTRPESSSGGEDPEDLDYLPAPSLRDPADWELPEKKGETGGNQA, encoded by the coding sequence GTGAAAAATGAAAGAGGAACTGCCCTCCCTGCTCCTCTTCTTCGCAAGGCGGAGAATCTGAAGAGAGTGGGGCAGGGGGACGAGGCTCGCAAGATGCTCGAATCGGGGATTCGGGATAATCCCGCTTCCATTGCCCTGCGCGTATTGCTGGCCCGCCTTTTGACGCAGTCCGGAGATCTTGACAGGGCGCGGAATGAATACGAGGAGGTTCTCAAGCGGGACCCCTCCAATCTTTCAGCACTTCGGGTCCTGACTCCCCTTCGTCTGGAAGCGGGACGCAGGGAAGAGACCGGTCAGATGCTGGATCGTTGGGCCGCAGAAGATCCGGACGATCTGGAGAGAGAGGACTTGCAAGCACAGTGGGAGGATCTCTCCGGGAGCAGCCCGGAGGATAGCTCCTCCATCCTCTTGCCTCCGGATGAAGAACTGGAGGAAATCCTCACCCGCCCGGAGAGTTCTTCCGGGGGCGAAGATCCCGAGGATCTGGATTACCTGCCCGCTCCCTCGCTCCGGGATCCCGCAGACTGGGAACTGCCGGAGAAGAAAGGGGAGACGGGAGGGAATCAGGCATGA
- the aroQ gene encoding type II 3-dehydroquinate dehydratase, with protein sequence MKILILQGPNLNLLGSREPDIYGSESLESLERNLREWAAEQSIELEFFQSNREAELLESLHSAKDNFEGIVFNPGAFTHSSIALRDAIAAISIPVVEVHLSEIQGRESWRRSSVTAQACSGMISGMGARGYRLAVLALKGP encoded by the coding sequence ATGAAGATCCTGATCTTGCAGGGCCCCAATCTGAACCTTCTCGGAAGCCGCGAGCCGGATATCTATGGCTCGGAGAGTCTGGAAAGTCTGGAAAGGAATCTTCGAGAGTGGGCGGCGGAGCAGTCCATTGAACTGGAGTTTTTCCAGAGCAACCGCGAGGCAGAGCTTCTTGAGTCTCTTCACTCGGCGAAGGATAACTTTGAGGGGATTGTTTTCAACCCCGGCGCCTTTACGCATAGCAGCATCGCTCTCCGGGATGCCATTGCAGCGATTTCGATTCCGGTCGTGGAAGTCCATTTGAGTGAGATCCAGGGGCGGGAGTCCTGGCGTCGAAGCTCCGTCACGGCACAGGCCTGTTCTGGAATGATCTCGGGCATGGGAGCCCGGGGATATCGCCTCGCTGTTCTTGCTCTGAAAGGGCCATGA
- the accB gene encoding acetyl-CoA carboxylase biotin carboxyl carrier protein, which yields MNEKAIQQLIRILRENEDVGEIEVAEGLGRKIRVSRNSGMMTVSAPPSRSTESAAPAAAPSPGEYAGAVQKAPMVGTFYSSPSPGEDPFITEGSRVSPGMVICIIEAMKLMNEIECEVSGTVQEILVQNGDPVEFGQALFVIEED from the coding sequence ATGAACGAGAAAGCGATCCAGCAATTGATCCGGATTCTGCGGGAGAACGAGGATGTGGGGGAGATCGAGGTTGCCGAGGGTCTGGGCCGGAAGATCCGGGTCAGTCGGAACTCGGGGATGATGACCGTGTCCGCTCCTCCTTCCCGTTCTACGGAATCGGCCGCTCCTGCTGCAGCACCCAGTCCCGGAGAATACGCCGGCGCAGTGCAGAAGGCTCCCATGGTCGGTACTTTCTATAGCTCACCCAGTCCCGGGGAGGATCCTTTCATTACGGAGGGTTCCCGTGTAAGTCCCGGAATGGTGATCTGCATTATCGAGGCCATGAAGCTCATGAATGAAATCGAGTGTGAAGTCAGTGGTACGGTTCAGGAGATCCTCGTTCAGAACGGGGATCCGGTGGAATTCGGGCAGGCACTTTTTGTGATTGAAGAGGACTAG
- the accC gene encoding acetyl-CoA carboxylase biotin carboxylase subunit has translation MFKKLLVANRGEIALRIFRACEELGIETVAVHSEADVDSLHVKFAQESVCIGPPASARSYLNIGNVLSAAELTGADAIHPGYGFLAENAHFAEVCESHGFTFVGPHPEAIRRMGNKALARETMVRAGVPVLPGSEGAVNDEVEGLQIAREIGFPVIVKASAGGGGKGMRVVSVEKEFPRSFKLAQGEAVSAFGNGDLYIEKFLVGPRHVEVQILADRHGNVVHLGERDCSVQRRHQKLIEESPSPAVNPELRERLGAAAILACRAANYHSAGTVEFLLVEDASFYFMEMNTRIQVEHPVTEMVTGLDLVKEQIQIAAGEKISFRQEDVKMQGHSIECRLNAEDPEKDFAPSPGNVESFHVPGGPGVRVDSHVYAGYSIPPYYDSMIAKLLCHGRDREEALARMRRALEETVIEGVPSTLEFHLAMMNHPRFISGDFNTRFLEEEDWKAARK, from the coding sequence ATGTTCAAGAAACTCTTGGTGGCCAACCGGGGCGAAATTGCACTTCGCATCTTCCGTGCCTGCGAAGAACTCGGGATCGAGACGGTGGCCGTCCATTCCGAAGCCGATGTGGACAGCCTGCATGTCAAGTTCGCCCAGGAGTCGGTCTGCATCGGTCCCCCGGCCTCGGCGCGAAGTTATCTGAATATCGGCAATGTACTTTCTGCCGCAGAACTGACCGGCGCAGATGCGATCCATCCGGGTTATGGTTTTCTCGCCGAGAATGCCCACTTTGCCGAGGTCTGCGAGTCCCACGGATTTACCTTTGTCGGCCCCCATCCCGAGGCCATTCGGAGAATGGGGAATAAGGCACTGGCTCGTGAGACCATGGTTCGTGCGGGAGTTCCGGTTCTTCCCGGCAGCGAGGGAGCCGTGAATGATGAGGTGGAGGGATTACAGATTGCCCGGGAAATTGGTTTTCCGGTGATCGTCAAGGCCAGTGCTGGCGGGGGCGGCAAGGGAATGCGCGTGGTGAGCGTCGAAAAGGAGTTCCCCCGCAGCTTCAAGTTGGCTCAGGGCGAAGCCGTTTCTGCGTTTGGAAATGGCGATCTCTACATTGAGAAGTTCCTCGTGGGTCCGCGTCATGTGGAAGTCCAGATTCTTGCTGATCGCCACGGAAACGTCGTGCATCTCGGAGAACGGGATTGCTCGGTACAGAGGCGGCACCAGAAGCTCATTGAGGAGTCTCCCTCTCCCGCAGTAAATCCCGAACTGCGGGAAAGGCTGGGGGCGGCTGCAATTCTGGCCTGCCGCGCGGCGAACTACCATTCCGCTGGCACCGTGGAGTTTCTTCTGGTCGAGGACGCTTCCTTCTACTTCATGGAGATGAACACTCGCATCCAGGTCGAACACCCGGTAACGGAGATGGTCACCGGGCTGGATCTGGTGAAAGAGCAAATCCAGATTGCGGCCGGGGAGAAAATCAGCTTCCGTCAGGAGGATGTCAAAATGCAGGGGCATTCCATCGAATGCCGTCTGAATGCGGAAGACCCGGAGAAAGATTTTGCTCCGAGTCCCGGAAATGTTGAGTCCTTTCACGTTCCGGGAGGCCCGGGTGTGAGGGTGGACAGCCATGTATATGCGGGCTACTCCATTCCTCCTTATTACGACTCCATGATTGCAAAGCTCCTTTGCCACGGCAGGGACAGGGAAGAGGCTCTCGCCCGGATGCGTCGAGCGCTGGAGGAAACCGTCATTGAGGGGGTACCCAGCACGCTTGAGTTTCACCTTGCGATGATGAACCATCCCCGTTTCATCAGTGGTGACTTCAATACACGATTCCTGGAGGAGGAGGACTGGAAGGCCGCCAGGAAGTAG